One window of the Eucalyptus grandis isolate ANBG69807.140 chromosome 8, ASM1654582v1, whole genome shotgun sequence genome contains the following:
- the LOC120287228 gene encoding uncharacterized protein LOC120287228 yields MSCPLSAQLFELCDPELCTESIKNSEITSCSNCRYEEYPNSSKFSSPEDLQNFGDLLQEEHGINTNTTATTPATTTSNTMTAGTINHNGNQTTFFDPQEDVDNDISASIDFSPSPPFSVSPFVCPQQDNLLMDFPSVQQTENQLPLTNSTNGLPNFTRETMSPLIGPPLIASVFKQDCFSSVPPYIPLDPASPLCSFVGSMRPYMPENMTGTLSADRSGIFSGSVLIKSDLQAQDLDYQADNNSGIFCSDPTQVLIPEDTQVLTRFYSTLCFILNMKF; encoded by the coding sequence ATGTCATGCCCGTTAAGTGCTCAACTGTTTGAACTTTGCGACCCTGAATTATGTACAGAAAGTATAAAGAACTCTGAGATCACATCGTGTTCAAACTGCCGCTATGAAGAGTACCCCAATTCCTCCAAATTTTCTTCACCTGAAGATTTGCAAAACTTTGGCGATCTCCTGCAGGAAGAACATGGAATCAATACTAACACAACAGCCACAACTCCTGCCACGACTACGAGTAACACCATGACTGCTGGCACTATTAACCACAACGGAAATCAAACAACGTTCTTTGATCCACAAGAAGATGTCGATAATGACATTTCTGCTTCGATTgatttctctccctcccctccatTTTCGGTTTCCCCATTCGTCTGTCCTCAACAAGACAACCTGTTGATGGATTTCCCTTCAGTGCAGCAAACAGAAAATCAACTTCCACTGACCAATAGCACTAACGGGCTACCAAATTTTACTCGTGAAACTATGTCACCGTTAATTGGCCCTCCATTGATTGCCTCAGTGTTCAAACAAGATTGCTTTTCGTCTGTGCCTCCATATATTCCTTTGGACCCTGCATCGCCTTTGTGCTCCTTCGTTGGCTCAATGAGGCCGTACATGCCAGAGAATATGACTGGCACATTATCTGCAGATAGGTCAGGAATCTTCTCGGGAAGTGTTCTAATAAAATCAGATTTGCAAGCTCAAGATCTGGATTACCAGGCTGACAATAACAGTGGAATCTTTTGCTCGGATCCAACCCAGGTGCTTATTCCTGAGGATACGCAGGTATTGACAAGATTTTACAGCACATTATgcttcattttgaatatgaagTTTTAA
- the LOC104417184 gene encoding zinc finger protein CONSTANS-LIKE 3: MNANSSSAPFATDISNLEDPTYKVGKLSVEQRKEKIHRYMKKRNERNFSKKIKYACRKSLADSRPRVRGRFAKNEEFGENSRLACGHLGDVEKDEVVVKEDDMMESSDIFAHISGVNSFNYSIQSWI, from the exons ATGAACGCGAATTCGAGTTCTGCACCTTTCGCAACAGATATTTCAAACTTAGAAGACCCAACTTACAAGGTAGGAAAACTCTCAGTTgagcagaggaaggagaagatccATCGGTACATGAAGAAGAGGAACGAAAGGAACTTCAGCAAGAAGATTAAG TATGCGTGCCGCAAAAGTCTGGCAGACAGCCGTCCGCGAGTGAGAGGGAGATTCGCAAAGAACGAGGAATTCGGGGAGAACTCTAGGCTCGCTTGTGGCCATCTTGGGGATGTTGAAAAGGACGAA GTGGTTGTGAAAGAAGATGACATGATGGAATCATCTGATATCTTTGCTCATATCAGTGGAGTCAATTCCTTTAACTACTCAATCCAATCTTGGATTTGA